The DNA segment AGTCCCGCAATCGTTCGTGCTATGATACTGCGAATATGGCTGATTCGTTGATAAGGTACAGGGATTCTGCGCCGCGTCCAATCCGAATCCCGCCTATTTTCATTCTTACTCTCGGCTGCGAAATGCCAAGATAGGAAGCTGGATCAGGTTTTTATGCGCTACGAATGGTTCATCGCCAAACGCTATCTTCGTCCCCAAGGCGGGGCGACGTTCATTTTTCATCTTACGTTGATCAGCATTGCCGGGGTGGCTTTGGGCGTGACTTCTCTAATCACCGTCATCTCAGTCATGAACGGATTCGGCAACGATCTACGGGCGAAAATCCTGCAAGGGCGTTCTCATCTGGTTTTGAATTACGACGCTTTGGAGAATTACGAAGAATACATGCCGATGTTTTCCACGGTGGAGAACGTCGCCGCTTGTTCGCCCGCCATTATCTATCGCGGCGTCGTTTACGCAACCGATTATCCCGGATTCGGCGAGATTTTCCCCTTTTTCGTTGGCATCGATCCTCGCTACGAATCAGATGCTAGCGGCCTTAAGAAAAATATGATCGTTGGCGATTTATCCGCCTTGGATCGCGATAAGCCGGAAGCGCCTTCTTCGCAAACCATGAAAATCAACCAGGAATCCGCCGTTCAGGAATTGCCCGGCATCGTCATCGGCATCGAAATGGCCGCCGAACTATTCGGCGTCGCGACTACGGCGGGGAACGACGCGACGGAAATGGAAGCAAAACGCAAATCCTGCGAGCGCATCCTCGGTCAGAGGCTTACGTTGATCACCGTACCCAAGAATACCGATGCGTTCGGCGCCAGCGCTACGAAAGCGAAGATTTTTCGCATCGCGGGCGTATTCAGCACCGGCCACTACGAATTCGATTCTTCCTGGTGCTGCATCTCCATCCCCGCCGCGCAATATCTTTTGAATATTCCCAGAAAAATCACGCAAATCCAATTTTGGCTGAACGACCATAGCCGGGAAAAGACGCTGGAGACGCAAATCGCCGTCGACCAAATCAACCGCGAGCGCGTGCGGCAAGGCGGATTCGCCCAGACGTGGATGCAGATGAATAGCATCTTCTTCGAAGCGCTGGAGATCGAAAAGCGCACGATGGATTACATTTTGAAAATCATCATCCTTGTCGCCACCTTCAACATCATCGCCACGCTCTTCATGGTTGTAACGGAGAAAACGCGGGACATCGGCTTATTGCGAGCTATTGGCGCGGGACGGAGAAACGTGATGTTCATATTTCTCCTTTTGGGATTGATCGTGGGCGCGCTGGGGACCTTGTTGGGAGTGGGGGGAGGATACGCAATCTGCAAATTCATCCAAACGTTTCAATTGGAACTTCCCGGCGGGGGTATGATTTATTACTTGAAATATTTGCCCTGCGATATGGAGTTTTCGGATTTTCTCAGCGTATCCCTATATACGACGGTTGTAAGTTTTCTCGCGTCGATCTACCCCGCCGTGCGGGCGTCGCGGCTGGTTCCCGTGGAGGCGCTGAGGTTTAGCTGAAATGAAGTCAATTGACGAAAAATAGATGGGCCGAGAGACTCGGCCCATCATTAAATTCAAAAGGGTGTAACTCGCTCTCCGCGCCCTAT comes from the Candidatus Omnitrophota bacterium genome and includes:
- a CDS encoding ABC transporter permease, which encodes MRYEWFIAKRYLRPQGGATFIFHLTLISIAGVALGVTSLITVISVMNGFGNDLRAKILQGRSHLVLNYDALENYEEYMPMFSTVENVAACSPAIIYRGVVYATDYPGFGEIFPFFVGIDPRYESDASGLKKNMIVGDLSALDRDKPEAPSSQTMKINQESAVQELPGIVIGIEMAAELFGVATTAGNDATEMEAKRKSCERILGQRLTLITVPKNTDAFGASATKAKIFRIAGVFSTGHYEFDSSWCCISIPAAQYLLNIPRKITQIQFWLNDHSREKTLETQIAVDQINRERVRQGGFAQTWMQMNSIFFEALEIEKRTMDYILKIIILVATFNIIATLFMVVTEKTRDIGLLRAIGAGRRNVMFIFLLLGLIVGALGTLLGVGGGYAICKFIQTFQLELPGGGMIYYLKYLPCDMEFSDFLSVSLYTTVVSFLASIYPAVRASRLVPVEALRFS